A single Deinococcus aerophilus DNA region contains:
- a CDS encoding xanthine dehydrogenase small subunit, with translation MDSFTVTVNGEPRTVHGARPHETLLGWLRDGGLTGCKEGCAEGECGACAVLVSRPDGQGGTRLESVNACLLLLPAMNGQEVITAEGLGSPTDLHPVQRELAVRGGSQCGYCTPGFVVSMAAEYYRPERRDGEHHAPNGFDIHALSGNLCRCTGYRPIQDAAYALDTPPQGDPLATRRSRPAPTPPPTRLSGPDGAFYRPADLAQALDLLAEHPDAKLLAGGTDWGVEVNLRHARADVTIAVDGLDELRELEWHSDHVRLGAGLNLSELERRLDGRIPLMAEWFPQFASRLIRNSATLGGNLGTASPIGDSPPTLLALDASLVLASRTGEREVPLADFFRGYRQTDLGGGELIRAIKVPLPLAPLTGFYKYAKRRFDDISSVAVGIALELDGDRVRRVRIGLGGVAATPLRAVETEQALVGQPWTETTVREAARLLRREGTPLSDHRASAEYRAAMLEQTLLKFFHERRDVARV, from the coding sequence ATGGACAGCTTTACGGTGACAGTCAACGGAGAACCCCGCACGGTGCACGGCGCACGGCCCCACGAAACGCTCCTGGGCTGGCTGCGGGACGGCGGCCTCACGGGCTGCAAGGAGGGCTGCGCCGAGGGAGAGTGCGGAGCCTGCGCGGTGCTCGTCTCGCGCCCGGACGGACAGGGCGGCACGCGCCTGGAGAGCGTCAACGCCTGCCTGCTGCTGCTTCCGGCCATGAACGGCCAGGAGGTCATCACTGCCGAGGGCCTGGGGTCGCCTACCGATCTGCACCCGGTCCAGAGGGAACTGGCCGTGCGCGGCGGCTCGCAGTGCGGATACTGCACGCCCGGCTTCGTGGTGAGTATGGCCGCCGAGTATTACCGGCCCGAGCGCCGGGACGGCGAACACCACGCGCCCAACGGCTTTGACATTCATGCCCTGAGCGGCAACCTGTGCCGCTGCACCGGCTACCGCCCGATTCAGGACGCGGCCTATGCGCTGGATACCCCCCCGCAGGGCGACCCGCTGGCGACCCGGCGTTCGCGGCCCGCTCCGACCCCACCGCCCACCCGCCTGTCCGGGCCGGACGGAGCCTTTTACCGCCCCGCCGATCTGGCCCAGGCCCTGGACCTGCTCGCCGAACACCCCGATGCCAAGTTGCTTGCCGGCGGCACCGACTGGGGTGTGGAGGTCAACCTGCGCCATGCGCGTGCGGACGTGACCATCGCGGTCGACGGTCTGGACGAACTGCGCGAGCTGGAGTGGCACAGTGACCACGTGCGCCTCGGGGCGGGCCTGAACCTCTCGGAACTCGAGCGGCGTCTGGACGGACGCATTCCGCTGATGGCCGAGTGGTTCCCGCAGTTCGCCAGCCGCCTGATCCGCAACAGCGCCACGCTGGGCGGCAACCTCGGAACCGCCTCGCCCATCGGAGACAGTCCGCCCACGCTGCTCGCGCTGGACGCCTCGCTGGTGCTGGCCTCGCGCACCGGGGAACGTGAGGTGCCGCTCGCGGACTTCTTCAGGGGCTACCGTCAGACCGACCTGGGGGGCGGCGAGCTGATCCGGGCGATCAAGGTGCCGCTGCCGCTCGCACCCTTGACCGGTTTTTACAAATACGCCAAGCGCCGCTTCGACGACATTTCCAGCGTGGCGGTGGGCATTGCCCTGGAGCTGGACGGTGACCGCGTCCGCCGCGTTCGCATCGGCCTGGGCGGAGTGGCCGCCACCCCGCTGCGGGCCGTCGAGACCGAGCAGGCCCTGGTCGGCCAGCCGTGGACCGAAACCACCGTCCGCGAGGCGGCCCGCCTGTTGCGCCGCGAGGGCACTCCCCTCAGCGACCACCGCGCCAGCGCCGAATACCGCGCGGCCATGCTGGAACAGACGCTGCTGAAGTTCTTCCATGAGCGGCGGGACGTGGCCCGTGTTTAG
- a CDS encoding NCS2 family permease encodes MSDPAAARTPSTPTSGLDRYFGLSAQNSSVRQEMRAGLTTFLTMSYILFVNPQVLATAIDVPNAFVQLLMTTAIAAAFGSLAMGLVAKYPFAQAPGMGLNAFFAYTVVQGMGVAWQTALGAVFISGVLFVLLSVLGARQAIVQAIPNSLKFAITGGIGAFLAFLGLKNAGIVVANPATLVGMGSLSSPTVWLASIGVILTAALMARRVTGAILYGILATTVLGIVTGAAVYAGGPEGALRSFPGFDGPFLGIFGTPVWPGALVGQMDLAGALGLGLLSVVFTFFFVDFFDATGTLTGLSQRAGFIDAQGNMPRARRLFSMDGLAAMFGAFMGTSTTTAYVESAAGIGEGGRTGLTAVTVAVLFLLSMFLWPLAAAIPGAATAPALILVGALMMEGVRHIDWDDIADSLPAFLTIIVMPLTFSIANGVSLGVISYCAIKLLGGRGRQVSPILYGVAAALLARYIWLTEG; translated from the coding sequence ATGTCTGATCCCGCCGCCGCCCGTACTCCGTCCACCCCGACCTCTGGCCTGGACCGTTACTTCGGCCTCAGCGCCCAGAACTCCAGCGTCCGGCAGGAGATGCGCGCGGGCCTCACCACCTTCCTGACCATGAGCTACATCCTGTTCGTGAACCCACAGGTTCTCGCCACCGCCATTGACGTGCCCAACGCCTTCGTGCAGCTGTTGATGACCACCGCCATCGCGGCGGCCTTCGGCTCGCTCGCCATGGGACTGGTGGCGAAATATCCTTTCGCGCAGGCTCCGGGCATGGGCCTGAACGCCTTTTTTGCCTACACGGTGGTGCAGGGCATGGGCGTCGCGTGGCAGACCGCCCTGGGCGCCGTCTTCATCAGCGGGGTGCTGTTCGTGCTGCTCAGCGTGCTGGGCGCACGGCAGGCCATCGTGCAGGCTATTCCCAACTCGCTGAAGTTTGCCATCACCGGCGGCATCGGCGCGTTCCTGGCCTTCCTGGGGCTCAAGAATGCGGGCATCGTGGTCGCCAATCCAGCCACGCTGGTGGGCATGGGTTCGCTGTCCTCGCCGACGGTCTGGCTGGCGTCCATCGGCGTCATTCTGACCGCCGCGCTGATGGCCCGCCGGGTCACCGGGGCGATCCTGTACGGCATCCTGGCAACCACGGTGCTCGGCATCGTGACCGGAGCCGCCGTGTACGCGGGCGGACCGGAGGGCGCGCTGCGCTCGTTTCCCGGTTTTGACGGTCCGTTTCTGGGCATTTTCGGCACGCCGGTGTGGCCGGGCGCGCTGGTGGGGCAGATGGACCTCGCCGGAGCGCTGGGGCTGGGCCTGCTGAGCGTGGTCTTTACCTTCTTCTTCGTGGATTTCTTCGATGCCACCGGCACCCTGACCGGGTTGTCGCAGCGTGCGGGTTTTATTGACGCGCAGGGCAACATGCCGCGTGCCCGCCGCCTGTTCTCGATGGACGGCCTCGCGGCCATGTTCGGCGCGTTCATGGGCACCTCCACCACCACCGCCTACGTGGAATCCGCCGCCGGCATCGGCGAGGGGGGCCGCACCGGCCTGACCGCCGTGACGGTCGCCGTGCTGTTCCTGCTGAGCATGTTCCTGTGGCCGCTCGCCGCCGCCATTCCCGGCGCGGCCACCGCGCCCGCCCTGATTCTGGTGGGAGCACTGATGATGGAGGGCGTGCGCCACATCGACTGGGACGACATCGCCGACAGTCTGCCGGCCTTTTTGACCATCATTGTCATGCCGCTGACCTTTTCCATCGCCAATGGCGTCAGCCTGGGGGTCATCAGCTACTGCGCCATCAAACTGCTCGGCGGCCGGGGACGGCAGGTCAGCCCGATTCTGTACGGGGTCGCGGCGGCGCTGCTCGCCCGGTACATCTGGCTCACCGAGGGATAG
- the xdhC gene encoding xanthine dehydrogenase accessory protein XdhC, translating to MNWLRALQHLQDHGLPGVLVTVAAVRGHAPREAGAKMVVGAEQAWDSVGGGNLEATATERARAMLKVSAHTPELLTLRLTDRAGNEHGRQCCGGEVTLLLEPLQTVRPHVAIFGVGHVGLELGRILARLPLHLHLVDSRAAQLTPERLAPLQGGEARLAVHHAPIPEMTLHDLPAGTHLLILTHDHAEDAALCDAALRRRDLGFVGLIGSSVKWLRFQEQLRREGHDDAALTRITTPIGVPDISGKAPAVIAVSVAAQLVARMEHDAAQATSSLPSSLPSVRPQ from the coding sequence ATGAACTGGCTGCGGGCCCTCCAGCACCTGCAGGACCACGGCCTTCCCGGTGTGCTCGTCACCGTCGCCGCCGTGCGCGGCCACGCTCCGCGTGAGGCGGGGGCCAAGATGGTGGTCGGCGCGGAGCAGGCCTGGGACAGTGTGGGCGGCGGCAATCTGGAGGCGACCGCCACCGAGCGGGCGCGGGCCATGCTGAAGGTCTCGGCCCACACGCCGGAACTGCTGACCCTGCGCCTGACCGACCGCGCGGGCAACGAGCACGGGCGGCAGTGCTGTGGCGGTGAGGTGACGCTGCTGCTGGAGCCGCTGCAGACCGTGCGGCCCCACGTTGCCATTTTCGGGGTCGGGCACGTGGGGCTGGAACTGGGGCGCATTCTGGCGCGGCTGCCGCTGCACCTGCATCTGGTGGATTCGCGGGCCGCGCAGCTCACGCCCGAGCGGCTGGCCCCGCTGCAAGGCGGCGAGGCGCGCCTTGCAGTTCACCACGCCCCCATCCCCGAGATGACACTGCACGACCTGCCCGCCGGCACCCACCTCCTGATCCTGACCCACGACCACGCCGAGGACGCCGCCCTGTGCGACGCGGCGTTGCGCCGCCGCGACCTGGGCTTTGTCGGGCTGATCGGCTCATCGGTCAAGTGGCTCCGCTTTCAGGAACAGCTGCGGCGCGAGGGCCATGACGACGCGGCCCTGACACGCATCACCACACCCATCGGCGTGCCGGACATCTCGGGCAAGGCACCCGCCGTGATCGCCGTCAGCGTGGCCGCGCAGCTGGTCGCGCGCATGGAACATGACGCCGCGCAGGCCACGTCTTCCCTTCCCTCTTCCCTTCCGTCTGTGAGGCCCCAATGA
- the guaD gene encoding guanine deaminase yields the protein MTPMLYRATFMHTPLDPFREADALHVQEDGGLLIGGGVIRSSGDFAALHAAHPDAPVTDLRGGVLLPGFIDTHVHYPQVRIIGGLGMPLLDWLDRCALPEEARLADATYARAVAREFLGGLARNGTTTALVFGSHFAGAMDEFFDEAATSGLRTVAGQVVSDRMLRGELHTTPERAYAEGKALIERWHGQGRARYAVTPRFSLSASEGMLDACAALMREFPDVHFTSHLNENRAEIQTVRGLFPDARDYLDTYDRAGLLGRRSVFAHSVHTTDRELHVMAAHHCSAAHCPCSNSSLGSGLFPLGRHLAAGVHVALGTDVGGGTGFSMLKEGLQAYFMQQLQAGDRVALTPAHLLYLCTRAGAQALDLQDHIGDFGVGKAFDAVWLRPGAGSTLEAVLQHADSAPGTLAALYANGTQADVARVWVGGDPVYDRPHTPSGTAVPAGMP from the coding sequence ATGACCCCCATGCTGTACCGCGCCACCTTCATGCACACGCCCCTCGACCCGTTCCGGGAGGCCGACGCCCTGCACGTTCAGGAGGACGGCGGCCTGCTGATAGGCGGCGGCGTGATCCGCAGCAGCGGCGACTTCGCCGCCCTGCACGCGGCCCACCCGGACGCTCCCGTCACCGACCTGCGCGGCGGCGTGCTGCTGCCAGGATTTATTGACACCCACGTGCATTACCCGCAGGTCCGCATCATCGGCGGGCTGGGCATGCCGCTGCTGGACTGGCTGGACCGCTGCGCCCTGCCTGAGGAGGCGCGGCTGGCCGACGCGACGTATGCCCGCGCCGTGGCCCGCGAGTTCCTCGGCGGGCTGGCCCGCAACGGCACGACCACCGCGCTGGTCTTCGGCTCGCATTTTGCCGGGGCAATGGACGAGTTTTTTGACGAGGCGGCGACGTCGGGCCTGCGGACGGTCGCCGGACAGGTCGTCAGCGACCGGATGCTGCGCGGCGAATTGCACACCACCCCCGAGCGGGCCTACGCTGAGGGCAAGGCCCTGATCGAGCGCTGGCACGGTCAGGGCCGCGCCCGGTACGCCGTAACGCCACGCTTCAGCCTCTCGGCCAGCGAGGGCATGCTCGACGCCTGCGCCGCGCTGATGCGCGAGTTTCCGGACGTGCATTTCACGAGTCACCTCAACGAGAACCGGGCAGAAATCCAGACCGTGCGCGGGCTGTTCCCGGACGCCCGCGATTATCTGGACACCTATGACCGGGCCGGACTGCTGGGGCGGCGCAGCGTGTTTGCCCACAGTGTCCACACCACCGACCGCGAACTGCACGTCATGGCCGCGCACCACTGCAGCGCCGCCCATTGCCCGTGCAGCAACAGCTCGCTGGGCAGCGGTCTGTTTCCGCTGGGCCGGCACCTCGCGGCGGGCGTGCATGTCGCGCTGGGGACCGATGTGGGCGGCGGCACCGGATTTTCCATGCTCAAGGAGGGCCTGCAGGCGTACTTCATGCAGCAGCTTCAGGCCGGGGACAGGGTGGCGCTGACGCCCGCCCACCTGCTGTACCTGTGCACCCGGGCCGGAGCGCAGGCGCTGGACCTGCAAGACCACATCGGGGATTTTGGCGTGGGCAAGGCCTTCGACGCCGTGTGGCTGCGCCCCGGCGCGGGAAGCACGCTGGAGGCCGTCCTGCAGCACGCCGACAGCGCCCCGGGCACGTTGGCCGCCCTGTATGCCAACGGCACCCAGGCCGACGTGGCCCGGGTGTGGGTTGGCGGCGACCCAGTGTACGACCGCCCCCACACGCCCTCCGGGACAGCCGTGCCCGCCGGGATGCCTTGA
- the xdhB gene encoding xanthine dehydrogenase molybdopterin binding subunit encodes MTSLHERPHNGAVGDAIPHESASLHVTGHALYTDDLGVRLAGLLHAWPVQAPHAHARVTRLDVSQALNVRGVVRVLTAADVPGANDAGVKGDEPLFPTEVMYHGHPVAWVLGDSADAARRGAQAVEVGYEVLPSLVTVQEAIAAESFQGAQSTLRRGDITLGFEGAAHTFEGEFEMGGQEHFYLETNAALAYVDEGGQVFIQSSTQHPSETQEIAAHVLGLDSAQVTVQCLRMGGGFGGKEMQPHGYAAIAALGSVLTGRPVRLRLNRTQDMTLTGKRHPFHAQWKVAFDDNGKLRALQATLTSDGGWSLDLSEPVMARALCHIDNAYFIPHVEVRGRIARTNKTSQTAFRGFGGPQGMLVIEDILGRCAPLLGLPAHELRRRNFYRPGEATPYGQPVRHAERLEDLWGQLLVSGDFAARTAEVEAFNAAHPHTKRGLAITPVKFGISFNFTAYNQAGALVHVYKDGSVLINHGGTEMGQGLHTKMIQVAATALGVPVGWVRLAPTRTDKVPNTSATAASSGADLNGGAIKDACEQIQARLAAVAAGALGVHPGDVRFEEGLVYPLGHPDKGIDFKQLVHDAYHLRTQLWAAGYYRTPGLHWDRVAMHGEPFKYFAYGAAIAEVEVDGFSGLYRTRRVDILQDVGDSLSPLIDIGQVEGGFVQGAGWLTLEELRWDESDGPNRGRLNTQAASTYKLPSFSEMPEVFNVALLERATETGVVYGSKAVGEPPLMLGISVREALRQAAAAFGPGGRTQELASPATPEAVFWALEAARRAQTEPVAADD; translated from the coding sequence ATGACCAGCCTGCACGAACGTCCCCACAACGGTGCCGTTGGCGACGCCATTCCGCATGAAAGCGCCTCGCTGCACGTCACCGGGCACGCGCTGTACACCGACGACCTGGGGGTGCGCCTCGCCGGATTGCTGCACGCGTGGCCGGTGCAGGCCCCGCACGCCCACGCCCGCGTGACCCGCCTGGACGTATCGCAGGCGCTAAACGTCCGCGGCGTGGTGCGCGTGCTCACCGCCGCCGACGTGCCCGGCGCGAACGACGCGGGCGTGAAGGGCGACGAGCCGCTGTTTCCCACGGAGGTGATGTACCACGGTCACCCGGTCGCCTGGGTGCTGGGCGACAGCGCCGACGCGGCGCGGCGCGGCGCCCAGGCGGTGGAGGTCGGGTATGAGGTACTGCCGTCCCTCGTGACCGTGCAGGAAGCCATCGCCGCCGAATCCTTCCAGGGCGCTCAGTCCACCCTGCGGCGCGGGGACATCACCCTCGGGTTTGAGGGAGCCGCCCACACCTTCGAGGGCGAGTTCGAGATGGGGGGGCAGGAGCACTTCTACCTGGAAACCAACGCCGCGCTGGCCTACGTGGACGAGGGGGGGCAGGTTTTTATCCAGTCCAGCACCCAGCATCCCAGCGAGACCCAGGAGATCGCGGCGCACGTGCTGGGGCTGGACTCCGCCCAGGTCACCGTGCAGTGCCTGCGGATGGGCGGGGGTTTTGGCGGCAAGGAGATGCAGCCACACGGCTACGCGGCGATTGCCGCGCTGGGCAGTGTCCTGACGGGCCGTCCGGTCCGGTTGCGCTTGAACCGCACCCAGGACATGACCCTGACCGGCAAGCGCCATCCCTTCCACGCCCAATGGAAGGTGGCCTTCGACGACAATGGCAAACTGCGCGCCCTGCAGGCCACCCTCACCAGCGACGGCGGCTGGAGCCTGGACCTGTCCGAGCCGGTGATGGCGCGGGCGCTGTGTCATATCGACAACGCCTACTTCATTCCGCATGTGGAGGTCCGCGGCCGCATTGCCCGGACGAACAAGACCTCCCAGACCGCCTTCCGGGGCTTCGGCGGCCCACAGGGCATGCTGGTGATCGAGGACATCCTGGGCCGCTGCGCGCCGCTGCTGGGGCTGCCGGCCCATGAACTGCGGCGGCGCAACTTCTACCGGCCGGGCGAGGCCACCCCCTACGGCCAGCCGGTGCGCCACGCCGAACGCCTGGAAGACCTGTGGGGGCAACTGCTGGTCAGCGGCGACTTCGCGGCCCGCACCGCTGAAGTGGAGGCCTTCAACGCCGCGCACCCGCATACCAAGCGGGGGCTGGCGATCACACCGGTCAAATTCGGGATCTCCTTCAACTTCACGGCCTACAACCAGGCCGGCGCCCTGGTCCATGTCTACAAGGACGGCAGCGTCCTGATCAACCACGGCGGCACCGAGATGGGCCAGGGCCTGCACACCAAGATGATTCAGGTGGCGGCGACCGCGCTGGGCGTGCCGGTGGGGTGGGTCCGGCTGGCCCCCACCCGCACCGACAAGGTGCCCAACACCAGCGCCACGGCCGCGAGCAGCGGGGCCGACCTGAACGGCGGGGCCATCAAGGACGCCTGCGAGCAGATCCAGGCCCGCCTCGCAGCCGTGGCGGCCGGAGCGCTGGGCGTGCATCCGGGGGACGTGCGCTTCGAGGAGGGGCTGGTGTATCCGCTGGGTCATCCGGACAAGGGCATCGACTTCAAACAGCTTGTCCACGACGCCTACCATCTGCGGACGCAGCTGTGGGCGGCCGGGTACTACCGCACGCCGGGTCTGCACTGGGACCGCGTGGCGATGCACGGCGAGCCCTTCAAGTATTTCGCGTACGGCGCGGCCATCGCCGAGGTGGAGGTGGACGGCTTTTCCGGGTTGTACCGCACCCGCCGGGTGGACATCTTGCAGGACGTGGGCGACAGCCTGTCGCCGCTGATCGACATCGGGCAGGTGGAGGGCGGCTTCGTGCAGGGGGCCGGCTGGCTGACCCTGGAAGAACTGCGCTGGGACGAGTCGGATGGCCCGAACCGTGGCCGCCTCAACACCCAGGCGGCGAGCACCTACAAGCTGCCCAGCTTCAGCGAGATGCCCGAGGTGTTCAACGTGGCCCTGCTGGAGCGCGCCACCGAGACCGGCGTGGTGTACGGCTCCAAGGCGGTGGGTGAGCCCCCCCTGATGCTGGGCATCAGCGTCCGTGAGGCGCTGCGGCAGGCCGCCGCCGCGTTTGGCCCCGGCGGCCGCACCCAGGAACTGGCCTCTCCGGCCACGCCCGAGGCCGTGTTCTGGGCGCTGGAGGCGGCGCGGCGGGCGCAGACCGAACCGGTGGCCGCCGATGACTAG